In Pseudofrankia saprophytica, one genomic interval encodes:
- a CDS encoding DUF2017 domain-containing protein: protein MGSYYRFPDCFRRTAGGVEVRLPRWEGTILAELVRLIDGMLEPPPVDDPLEALVGLRDTAPPPPEDPALARLLPDPYPEDPLASGDFRRRRTDDSLAHKRAAARRVLATLPGPSEVLLLDEEAAQDWLTTLNDLRLVLGTRLGITDDDFLEELGELPPDDQRAPFVEMYELLTTLVDNLVRALY from the coding sequence GTGGGGTCTTACTACAGGTTCCCGGACTGCTTCCGGCGGACGGCCGGTGGAGTCGAGGTGCGGCTGCCCCGCTGGGAGGGCACGATCCTCGCCGAGCTGGTGCGGCTGATCGACGGCATGCTGGAGCCGCCGCCGGTCGACGACCCGCTGGAGGCGCTCGTCGGCCTGCGTGACACCGCTCCGCCGCCGCCCGAGGACCCGGCGCTGGCCCGCCTGCTGCCGGATCCATACCCGGAGGACCCACTGGCCTCCGGCGACTTCCGCCGCCGCCGCACCGACGACTCGCTGGCCCACAAGCGAGCCGCCGCCCGCCGGGTGCTCGCGACCCTGCCCGGGCCCAGCGAGGTGCTGCTGCTCGACGAGGAAGCCGCCCAGGACTGGTTGACCACGCTGAACGACCTGCGCCTGGTGCTCGGTACCCGGCTCGGCATCACCGACGACGACTTCCTCGAGGAACTCGGCGAGCTGCCGCCCGACGATCAGCGCGCCCCGTTCGTCGAGATGTACGAGCTGCTGACGACCCTCGTCGACAACCTCGTCCGCGCCCTGTACTGA
- a CDS encoding putative leader peptide — protein sequence MTASHHPMRPGSRAAVAEGVPELRLVARLHVDLLRVASARCRGAH from the coding sequence ATGACTGCGTCCCACCACCCGATGCGGCCCGGATCCCGGGCCGCGGTGGCCGAGGGCGTTCCGGAACTGCGCCTGGTCGCGCGGCTGCACGTCGACCTCCTGCGGGTGGCCAGCGCCCGCTGTCGCGGCGCGCACTGA
- the clpS gene encoding ATP-dependent Clp protease adapter ClpS, with amino-acid sequence MTATTVSPADVEEIDEELSDDRPWVTIVWNDPINLMSYVTYVFQKLFGYDKATARKLMMDVHQKGRASVSSGTRDEMERDAARLHTYGLWATVRQD; translated from the coding sequence GTGACCGCGACCACCGTCTCACCCGCGGACGTCGAGGAGATCGACGAGGAGCTCAGCGACGACCGGCCCTGGGTCACGATCGTCTGGAACGATCCGATCAACCTGATGTCGTATGTGACCTACGTCTTCCAGAAGCTGTTCGGCTACGACAAGGCGACGGCGCGCAAACTGATGATGGACGTCCACCAGAAGGGCAGGGCGTCCGTGAGTAGCGGTACTCGCGACGAGATGGAGCGCGACGCGGCCCGCCTACACACCTACGGCCTCTGGGCCACCGTCAGACAGGACTAG
- a CDS encoding Mov34/MPN/PAD-1 family protein, translated as MLRIERALYQAIVDHARRDHPDEACGVIAGPAGSDTPVRFIAMENAERSPTFYRFDSMEQLRVWREMDDRDEEPVVIYHSHTATEAYPSRTDVSYASEPGAHYVLASTREPDVTEFRSFRIVDGAITEEPVEIA; from the coding sequence GTGCTGCGAATTGAGCGCGCCCTCTACCAGGCGATCGTCGATCATGCCCGCCGTGACCACCCGGACGAGGCCTGCGGCGTGATCGCCGGCCCGGCCGGCTCGGACACCCCGGTTCGGTTCATCGCGATGGAGAACGCGGAACGTTCGCCCACGTTCTACCGGTTCGACTCGATGGAGCAGCTGCGCGTCTGGCGGGAGATGGACGACCGGGACGAGGAGCCCGTCGTCATCTACCACTCGCACACCGCGACCGAGGCCTACCCGTCCCGCACCGACGTCTCGTACGCCTCCGAGCCGGGCGCGCACTACGTGCTGGCCTCCACCAGGGAGCCCGACGTCACGGAGTTCCGGTCGTTCCGGATCGTCGACGGCGCCATCACGGAGGAGCCGGTCGAGATCGCCTGA